A region of the Mus caroli chromosome 7, CAROLI_EIJ_v1.1, whole genome shotgun sequence genome:
ggctaatatccaatacatacaaagaacttaagaagttggattccagaaaatcaaatagcgccatttaaaaatggggtgtcagtggaaagagaggcccattagtcatgcaaactttatttgcctcagtacaggggaacgacagggccaagaagtgggagtgggtgtgtgggggagtgtgttggggacttttgggatagcattggaaatgtaaatgaaataaatacccaataaaaaagagaaaataaatggggTGCAtagcttaacaaagaattctcacctgaggaataccgaatggctgagaagcacctgaaaaataatgttcaacatctttaatcatcagggaaatgcaaatcaaaccaaccctgagattctacctcacaccagtcagaatggctaagatcaaaaattcaggtgatagcagatgctggccaggatgtggagaaaaaggaacactcctctattgctggtgggactgcaagcttgtacaaccactctagaaatcaNTCTNGCNgttcctcagaaaattggacatagtactactggaggatcccgcaatacctctcctgggcatatatccagaagatgttccaacaggtaagaaggacacatgctccactatgttcatagcagccttatttataatagNCAGAANCTNgacagaacccagatgtccctcaacagagggattgatacagaaaatatggtacttttaaacaatggagtattactcagctatcaaaagcaatgaatttatgaaattctaagtcaaatagatggatctggaggatattatcctgagtaaagtaacttaatcacaaaagaacacaaatgatatgcactcacccataagtggatattagcccagaaacttagaatacccaaaatataatttacaaaacacatgagaagtttgttcttttctaataagagacaaaTCAGAAGTTGATATAGATTGGGGAAGAGGTGGGTATGAACTGGGAGAATTGGAGggaaggtgtgatggtttgtatattcttgggccagggagtgacatcatttggaggtgtgacctggttggaataggtgtgacctggttggagtaggtgtgtcactgtgggtgtgagtttAAGGTCCTCCCTcacctagttgcctggaagtcagtcttccactagcagcctttggatgaagacgtagaactctcagctctgcctgtgccatgcctgcctggattctgctgTGCTCCCTctttgataatggactgaatcacggaacctgtaagtcagcctcaattaaatgttgttttttataagacttgccttggttatggtgtctgttcacagcagtaaaaccctaactaagacaaaagggaAACTGCACTTATGTTGTGTGAGGAGTCTatgtttaataaaagagaaacaaaaatttaaaagatcaaattatttgaaataatatattttcagcaaaacaaagaaacccagtcatatataattaattaataatgggGTTATAATTATTAATGAATAACTAATTCAATCCTACATATCACTGAGCATTAAAAGCAATCACAGGAAGGTGGATGGAGAGATCTGGGTGGAAAAGGGGACACATAGGataagaggggaacatgatcaggttttGGGTAGGAGAAACAATACTGAAGTcttgagagccagcagaaagagaggaaacaggcaactttgggaggtaggaggtgggtgGGACTCTAATCAttgtactagagacctgggaagtgggaGACTTTCAttactcaaaggaagggacctgaAATGAAAATCCCTACAGTGGGAAtaaggaacttgtagagcccacttccagctggaatgcagggcatcaagtgagagaaGGGGTCGTCATCTCACAGCCAAAACCTCCGACTCATAATTGTTGtcatctgaaagaactgcagggacaaaaatgaagagcCTGAGGATAAGGAAGTGTagagacaggcccaaattgggatccaactcataaggaggctccaaggcctgacactactactgaggctgTGGTGTGCTCTAAAAAAGGggctatcatgactgccctccaaaagacccaacaagcagctgagagtcagatgcagatatttacacccaaccaatggacagaagctgcttaCTATTGTGGTTcgattagggaaaagctggaagaagctgaggaagagcgTGACCCTggggaagatcagcagtctcaactaacctagacctcCGGGATCTCTCAGATCtcaccaaccaggcagtgtaAGTCAGCTGACATGAGGTcaccaacacatatatagcaaaggactgccaggcctggactcagtcagagaagatagaCCTAACCCTCAATAGACTGGAAGccacagggagaggagaggtcaggtggagtgagGGGTGTGGGGATTGGCACATCCTCTTGGAGAATGGGGtggaagggaggaggaatgggatgtggaacagtcagatgATAGAATGGAAGGGAAAAAATATCTGGACtctaaaaaataagattaaataaaaaatttaaaagcccaaAAACCATGACACTAAAAACACTGTTTCTATGGTGTAATGAAGGGGACTGTGTATTTGTCAGGAAAGTGAGTATTCACAGGCAAAGTATGTGCAATGGCTCAGCAATGTAAATTGAGAATGATTTCAATGTCTAAGGTCTGTGATGTCAAACAGAAATCATCTAGCCTCAGGCTCCTCTGTGCAGGGGATTTCAGGTGATCCATTTCTCCCTGGCAAGACCAGGTGTGATTCGCCTTTGGATGGATCAAACCAACTTAATCTGTCATCCTTAGGTAGAGAGAAGCAACTGTGGGGACTTCCATGTAAAAAATGGAATGTGAAGACCATAAAATGGAATATGCATGTACAATTAAGCCACTTAGGACCTTAATAACAGTGCAAGAAACTTATGTCAAAGTGGCCACAAGACTGTTACTAAGAGATAGACAAATGTATTTCCACGTTTACTGCTAGAAACCAACAATTTGTGAGAAATCTTGAATTTATAATGTGAAAGTGTGTACTTGTCTGTCCTTTCCTTGATCCTTTCCTGAACTGCAGGACACTAAGCCCCTGGGGTGTTTATTTCATGGTTAATTTTTACTGTACCCACGAACTTAAATTCCTATTGTATAATCATTTCCTGGTGCATGCTGGCTTtaccttcccttctcttcccttggaaaataaagatttattggtacaaaacaaaaacaaaaacctaatagCAATATTTAAATTTCTAACTACTGGGCAAGAATTTATCTCTTACTTCTCTCCAGTCCTTTCCTGTTTGCTTAGGTATTGCAGATTCCTTTGGACAAGTTGGAAACATCTCTGTAAGCCTTTATTTACCTGTCTCATTGGAAATCTCATTGTCTGCACAAGGAATGCAATCAAAGCAGCAGACAGCTTTCCCCTCCTGGGCAGCTTTCCTGAATCCAGGCCTACAGCTCTCACTGCACACAGACTNAGGAATCTAGGAGGAATGAAATCTATTAGCAAATGCCTGGGCTTTTTGAAAAATCCAAATTTCTGGACTATTTCTGAGTATCATTGAACAGTTACTTTGTAAATGATTACACTAAAAATTGAAGATAATGAGTTTGGTATTaataattttgtttccttttgcatgAAATCATCCACATGTTTACATCTTGGGCCAATACCATGCAACTGTTGTAAAGAATACCTCATTAAAGTAGCATTGGAGAATgccatgtgtactggctagttttgtgtcaacttgacacaactggagttatcacagagaaaggagcttcagttgaggaaatgcctccctgaggtacaactgtaaggcattttctcaattagtgatcaaggggaaaaagccccttgtggatgggaccatctctaggctggtagtctcagttctataagagagcaggctgagcaagccaggggaagcaagccagtaaagaacatccctccatggcttctgcatcagctcctgcttcctgacctgtttgagttccagtcctgacttccttagtgatgaacagcagtatggaattgtaagctgaataaaccctttcctccccaccttgcttcttggtcatgatgtttgtgcaggaatagaaaccctgactaagaccatGGTATGACTTCAGAATTAATGTGCGTCAAGCATACTGGCTACTAGATGGAGCTTTTATATCCAACATGAGTATAATTCCTGATTGTTAACTTTACAGGACTTGGTTTCATCATGGAAAAAAATCTTATGCAGTTCTGGGAGGAATTTTATAGAGACGTTTACCTGAGGTAGGAAGAGCCACCACATAATAGGTGTCAGCATTTCATTGTCCACTGTCTCAGACGAAAATGAAATTTAGATAGAAGGTAAGCAACCACATTCTTTGATTTCTGATTCTGCTCTGTGAATATAATGTCATCACCTCCTCTGGTATATAAAACACTCTTTTCCACCATGATATAATGCCTGCTTACAGTGTCAGTTAAAGAAACCTGTACTTTCCTTCAGTCAGCTTTTCTTGACTATTTATGTGAAGCAACAATCAaaaataacatacacacatgtacacacacacacacatgtacacacacatgtacacacacacacatgtacacacacacatgtacacacacacacacacacactggcctattatgatattttatcttttcagaggctgaaaaataaaatttcatcttaGCTTTCTTGCTGAAATTTCTTCAACTTCTTGATAAAATAAACTCCTATCAGTGTTTGAAGCAGTGACAGAAATCTAACAGATACTATTTATAAGATATGTGTGGTTATTAATAACAACTTTTCCATTAATCAAAGTCAAGGAAATGACAAAATAGTCAAATGTTGGCTGTTACTTATTAGGAGTTAAAGATTGACTGATACTGAATGAGTGTCCAATTAACACTATATCctgaaaattacttttgtttttataaaaaggcAAAGCAGTGAGGTAAGTCACAACTTACTTTTGTAAACTGTGTCGGCCANTGTATCATTTCCTCAGATAANGANAACTGNTGACCCTGGGGAGAATTTGGAGAAAAGGTTCCTACTTTCATCTTTAATCCAAGACCCGTTGGGAAATTCCAAAAATTGAAAATGTCATATTCTGAATATAAGTTTTTCCTCTCATCTATTACAGTTTGACCACTTGGATGGTTTTTAAGTAGGGTGATCTTTAGAAAAGGGAGGATCTAGAAGAGATGCAGGGATGTATATTGAAATCTAAGATACAATGTAATACAAACAATAGCTGTGTCATGATGGAAAGGAACTATAAAGGAGTCATCAAAATGgttgagtaaataaaatatacatggattgaaatgttttcattttcaaaaatcaCACTATGTTCAAGAGAAATCATTCAAATAAATATAGCTAAGAAAACATGTTATGTGGATTCAGTTCCTTCAAAATTCTTTGTACTGCTAGCCACACCTGttaacttttgaaatatattcaGAGCTTCCGTGCATAAAATGGAGGCCCTCAAGTTGAAGGTGCAATTTAAAGTGATTCTGAGGAATATACTTGGGAAATGTCAACTTTTCAAATTGAAGATATTATGAAGAAGCCTGTAAAGCAACTTATTATATGAATTTAGGATTGGTTTAATAagttttttcctttgttcctggCACACAATTTATAAAGATACTTAACTAAGGATTTTGCATTGAACATCAGAGTGAAACAAGTATTATCTCACTTGTTCATTCACAACCTATTCTAAAGCCTTTGATGCCTAATACtaaccctaaataaataaataaataaataaataaataaataaataaataaataaataaagtgacatTGCTGATAATACACAGGAAGGGATATTACCTGCCAGGGCAAGAATGCCATTCCTTCTCCATTGGCATATGGTTGTGCCTGTATTTGTTGAACAGTCATCTCATGGAGGCTGTGAGCAAGAGCATACACAGCATTGTATATGTTGTAGCTCTCTTCACTCATGGCTGGGTCAANAATGTGTCTGGGCAGTAAGTCCAAAGATGCATTGGGTTGGCAGTTCTCCAAAAGTTGGCAATCAAACTCAGAAAAAGGGCAATTGAAGAAAAAACCCCAAAATTTAGGAAGataagcatcttctgggtatgtgtaGGGATTAACTGTTTGAACAAAATTCACAAACTCAACCATCTCTTCATGATGGTGTGTAAAAATGAGACTCCCATGAAAGGATTCTATCATAAAATAATCAGAATAGTAGTCAATATCCCATTGAGAGTTCAAGACCCAGACTTTCCATGTCACTAACAGTTGTGCAATGTGTCGCATTAAACCTTGTAAAGAAACAATGTCCCCATAAATAACAATCACATTTGCTGATGATTCCTGAatcttttccatatttttccaTACTGCATCAGAATATGAATTCCAGGTGCCAGGAATCATTTTCACAAAGGCTAAGCAGACCCTATTACTTTCCATAACGTCTCTAAAGTCTGATAGAATCTGAGTCCCTCTGGGGTCATTTGGGACGATCAGACCCACCCAGGACCAGCTGAAATAAAGCATCAAAGACACTAAGGCCAGTGACAGATATGTGTCCTTGGGGGCCACCTGAAAGAGTGTTTTATACTGACTTTGGTCATTCATGTTTGAATCAAAATGTCCAAAAGTAAactgtagaaaaacaaaattggaaacaagagaaagaatATTGGCATCAAACACAGTGTCAATCATGAATCAACAGAAGTCAAGATGAAAATGactttgtcatattttaaaaagccaactcATTACAGAGTTTTCAACAAAAAGCACTGACAGTTCTCTATTTTAAATAACATAGCTAGTCCTATtcacctctccttccattctATTTCAGGTAATGGAAATGTGGATCTGTCATCAAGTACCTTCATACTTTACTTTGGTTCTTGATTAATTCAAGTACCCGTAGTTTACATTTTCAGAAAGCTGtaatgctaaaaaaaaatgatatatgaCTCCAGTTCCCACAACCTACTGCTCACCTGAGGTATTTTGTAGAGTTGTAGCAGTGTCCCAATATGGGCAGATATTGCCCATGATGTTCCTGTAAGTGCTGCAGGTAAATTTCTCTTCTGGCCACAGTTATAATTAACTAGTTGATTACTCAACCCTGCGAGCCAAAGAAAGGGAccaaaaagaatattcttttcagAAAATTTAATGTTATGATGCTCAAATCCAAGAGTTGTGTTGGGTAGAAGATGAGGATTTCTGTTGATCTCCTCAATGGTAAATACCAGGGCCAGAAGAAACTGGTAGTTCATTACCTTATACCTGCATAGATTTCATAAAATTACATGGAAAAAGGACATAAATCATACAATCTTTATACTTTTTGAAAtagcattttcattcaaattgtAATGTTGCTATAAAATccttattttaatgtcttttcatGAAATGCTTACAATTAGAATGGGCATTTTAAGTATGTAGTATTAGGTAAGATCTGACAGCATTAACATTTAATAATCATGGTCTCTGGGACTCTTAGTATATTGATTTATCTTTTATATGTGGAGAAAATGGTGCACTAATAAGTAATTATGTTCTGACAAATCATCAGAATATTTAGTCCTTGAATCTTGGCCTATGAGGCTCTATAGAAATGAAAGGTCAATATATCTTGATCCAGTCACCCAGGTTTTTGTGATAATATCCCTTTTAAAGAATATCACAAAGATAATTTAAGTCATATATTGCTACAGTTGtcattttgtgatatttttaataGAGTGGTCTAGGACAtaatatgtagaccaagctggccttgaactcaagggaATTTCTCTTACTTTGCCTTTAAACTCTGGGGATTAATTCAAGTGTAGTCACatccaaatttattttatatttattgtttttatgagCTGTGTGCATCACTTATGCAGATATGAGTCCCTGTGAGGGTAGAGGTCCATGAGTCTTAATAAGTATAATTGCCTGAAAGAGAAGAACTTCAAGAGACAGTCTAAGCTGTCCAAACATTCTTTCACAGAATTTCTTAATCACTCATTTAATTATTGGCTGACTAGCTGACTGAGTTATTAGATGAAGTGTGCTATTCACAATGCTGTTTCCTAagtttatatttgtaaatattacaCTTCAGTTGGATATacataattcataaaaatatatttgtcagAGTTTCAtagaaaaacaatattattttttatatttttgaaagataTAGGGAaagattaaatttatattaaacttacatgaagagaaaaaaaaagcatttttaaatgtaaaatttttttCTACAGAATTCTGGCCTTATAatcacatacatattttatttactcaaCTCTGATCTTTGTGCTTCCGTATTATCttttcataaactttttttttcttttagcaaagATGCTGGTCTGCCACATATCTGACACTCatgctgtctcaaagaaaactgtATATTCTAAGTACATCCTCTAAACTTTTTTTCTGGGATGCTGCTGAGATTTACATTTTGCATGCCCTGCCTGATGTTCGTGTCTTTTAAACATAGTGAATTAGCCTAGAATCTTCAcatgaaatcaaacaaaacactTTGTATATATcataattctaaaataattaataaggaTGAAAATGTATGTAGCAgaataaaatcatgaaagaa
Encoded here:
- the LOC115031507 gene encoding vomeronasal type-2 receptor 116-like, translating into MNYQFLLALVFTIEEINRNPHLLPNTTLGFEHHNIKFSEKNILFGPFLWLAGLSNQLVNYNCGQKRNLPAALTGTSWAISAHIGTLLQLYKIPQFTFGHFDSNMNDQSQYKTLFQVAPKDTYLSLALVSLMLYFSWSWVGLIVPNDPRGTQILSDFRDVMESNRVCLAFVKMIPGTWNSYSDAVWKNMEKIQESSANVIVIYGDIVSLQGLMRHIAQLLVTWKVWVLNSQWDIDYYSDYFMIESFHGSLIFTHHHEEMVEFVNFVQTVNPYTYPEDAYLPKFWGFFFNCPFSEFDCQLLENCQPNASLDLLPRHIXDPAMSEESYNIYNAVYALAHSLHEMTVQQIQAQPYANGEGMAFLPWQITLLKNHPSGQTVIDERKNLYSEYDIFNFWNFPTGLGLKMKVGTFSPNSPQGXQXSLSEEMIXWPTQFTKIPXSVCSESCRPGFRKAAQEGKAVCCFDCIPCADNEISNETDMDQCVQCPESHYANSEKNHCLQKSVSFLAYEEPLGMALSITALCFSLLTAVVLVVFVKHRDTPIVKANNRALSYTLLLILIICFLSCLLYIGQPNTATCILQQMAFGTLFTVALSTVLAKAIVVVTAFKVTSPSRMMRWLIVSRAPNFIIPICTLIQLIICGIWLATSPPFIDQNAHVEHGHIIIMCNKGSAAAFHCVLGYLCSLALGSYTMAFLSRNLPDTFNEAKFLSFSMQVFFCVWITFLPVYHSTKGKVMVAMEVFSILASSTSFFALIFVPKCYIILLRPDKNSCLDIKHKIHSRRSSHLKFI